A single genomic interval of Aedes aegypti strain LVP_AGWG chromosome 1, AaegL5.0 Primary Assembly, whole genome shotgun sequence harbors:
- the LOC5574326 gene encoding tau-tubulin kinase homolog Asator, whose amino-acid sequence MEDLLQAGHVVKERWKVLKKIGGGGFGEIYEGQDLITREQVALKVESARQPKQVLKMEVAVLKKLQGKEHICRFIGCGRNDRFNYVVMQLQGKNLAELRRSQARGAFSLSTTLRIGLQILRSIESIHSVGFLHRDIKPSNFAIGRLPCNNRKIYMLDFGLARQYTTGTGEVRCPRAAAGFRGTVRYASLNAHKNREMGRQDDLWSLFYMLVEFVTGQLPWRKIKDKEQVGLLKEKYDHRLLLKHLPSDFKYFLDHIQSLNYADKPDYAMLVTLFERCMKRRGVKETDPFDWEKTEENNADHAGGEAKVVNAAVPKSELIKKHKDIELTEKRKVIPDSVKVMHTEPIESIKPQNANNVNANAKLPNPAGGAVTGQQQNNNNNNVQNEKYGVDPLDPRLRQAFKDALIASQEGTKVKPEIPLVRAHTDVNKVSKHGGNRLRILTAPPVNIKDFASSIDSLQQQHSQANEITNLSEAKSKLKTEADEVSCTPGDGQLTGGIGTTNGQQSTCDGGQPNSLTQRQSLHLGGKSLRSFATQSAKYRSLADDKSCRDFSITQHAIIDDDNASQHQTPKYQGALTLASQWKSQFDDSDDSTDGLWKGEQHSENASKKNIQLEQQKQQPQQAPDQQKQQHKQNNNTSTSAIVNNGTTNITTTTTTTTTNNPAVATAAADLANNLNS is encoded by the exons CCCTGAAGGTGGAATCCGCGCGCCAGCCGAAGCAAGTCCTCAAGATGGAGGTGGCCGTCCTGAAGAAGCTGCAGG GCAAAGAGCACATCTGCCGCTTCATCGGGTGCGGCCGGAACGACCGGTTCAACTACGTGGTCATGCAGTTGCAGGGTAAAAATCTGGCCGAGCTGCGGCGCTCGCAGGCCCGCGGAGCGTTCTCGCTGAGCACCACGCTCCGGATCGGGCTGCAGATACTCAGATCGATCGAGTCCATTCACTCGGTTGGGTTTCTTCATCGTGATATTAAGCCA AGCAACTTCGCCATTGGAAGGTTACCGTGCAATAATCGTAAAATTTACATGTTGGATTTTGGTTTAGCCAGGCAGTACACGACCGGCACCGGTGAGGTTCGATGTCCTCGGGCAGCCGCCGGCTTTCGCGGCACTGTtag GTATGCTTCGCTGAATGCGCACAAAAATCGAGAAATGGGTCGGCAGGACGATTTGTGGTCGTTGTTCTATATGCTTGTTGAGTTTGTTACTGGCCAGCTTCCGTGGCGTAAAATTAAGGATAAGGAACAA GTGGGTTTGTTAAAAGAGAAATACGATCATCGTTTGCTACTCAAGCACTTGCCTTCAGATTTCAAGTACTTCTTAGATCACATTCAATCGCTTAACTACGCCGACAAGCCGGACTATGCT ATGCTAGTAACCCTGTTCGAGCGCTGCATGAAGCGACGCGGCGTGAAGGAAACCGATCCGTTCGATTGGGAAAAGACGGAGGAGAACAACGCCGACCATGCCGGCGGGGAAGCCAAAGTAGTAAACGCAGCCGTACCAAAGAGTGAACTAATTAAGAAACACAAGGATATCGAACTGACGGAG AAACGCAAAGTGATTCCAGACTCCGTCAAGGTTATGCACACGGAGCCGATCGAGTCGATCAAGCCGCAAAACGCCAACAACGTCAACGCAAACGCAAAGCTTCCGAACCCTGCTGGTGGCGCGGTAACCGGTCAGCAGcagaacaacaacaacaacaacgtccAGAACGAGAAGTATGGTGTGGATCCACTGGATCCACGGCTCCGCCAGGCGTTCAAGGACGCCCTGATCGCGAGCCAGGAAGGTACTAAGGTGAAG CCGGAGATTCCATTGGTCCGGGCCCATACCGACGTGAACAAGGTGTCGAAACACGGTGGCAACCGGTTACGTATCCTCACGGCACCCCCGGTCAACATAAaagactttgcgtcctcgatcGACAGTCTGCAGCAGCAGCACTCGCAAGCAAACGAGATCACCAATCTGTCGGAGGCGAAATCGAAGCTGAAGACCGAAGCGGACGAGGTTAGCTGTACCCCTGGGGATGGCCAGCTCACGGGAGGGATCGGCACAACCAACGGTCAGCAGAGTACATGCGATGGTGGACAGCCGAATTCGCTTACCCAGCGGCAATCGTTGCATTTGGGAGGCAAAAGTCTGAGGTCCTTTGCGACCCAGTCGGCCAAGTACCGTAGCCTGGCGGACGACAAGAGCTGTCGGGACTTTTCCATCACTCAGCACGCCATCATCGATGACGACAATGCTAGTCAGCACCAGACGCCCAAGTATCAGGGAGCTTTGACACTGGCCTCGCAGTGGAAAAGCCAGTTTGATGATTCGGACGATTCGACCGATGGACTGTGGAAGGGCGAGCAACATTCCGAAAACGCATCAAAGAAGAATATCCAGCTGGAGCAGCAGAAGCAACAGCCGCAGCAAGCACCAGATCAGCAAAAGCAGCAACACAAGCAGAACAACAACACATCGACGAGTGCTATTGTTAATAATGGAACTACTAATATTACTACTACCACTACAACTACCACTACAAACAACCCAGCCGTAGCCACAGCAGCAGCAGACCTTGCAAATAATCTCAATTCTTAA